A part of Escherichia marmotae genomic DNA contains:
- a CDS encoding YkgJ family cysteine cluster protein codes for MSNPNPCLTCGACCAFFRVSFYWAEADDAGGTIPAHLTEQISPYHRCMRGTNQKNPRCVALAGTPGKNACCTIYKNRSSTCREFAMSGEHGEINEACNRARAKYGLPPI; via the coding sequence ATGAGCAATCCGAATCCATGCCTGACGTGTGGTGCCTGTTGTGCATTTTTCCGCGTCTCTTTTTACTGGGCCGAAGCTGATGATGCAGGCGGCACCATACCGGCTCATCTGACTGAGCAGATATCCCCTTACCACCGATGTATGCGCGGTACTAACCAGAAGAATCCACGCTGTGTTGCCCTGGCTGGAACGCCTGGAAAAAACGCCTGCTGCACAATATACAAGAATCGCTCATCCACATGTAGAGAATTCGCCATGTCTGGCGAGCATGGAGAAATTAATGAGGCATGTAATCGCGCCCGAGCTAAATATGGGCTACCGCCAATTTAA
- a CDS encoding YebC/PmpR family DNA-binding transcriptional regulator codes for MGRKWANIVAKKTAKDGATSKIYAKFGVEIYAAAKQGEPDPELNTSLKFVIERAKQAQVPKHVIDKAIDKAKGGGDETFVQGRYEGFGPNGSMIIAETLTSNVNRTIANVRTIFNKKGGNIGAAGSVSYMFDNTGVIVFKGTDPDHIFEILLDAEVDVRDVTEEEGNIVIYTEPTDLHKGIAALKAAGITEFSTTELEMIAQSEVELSPEDLEIFEGLVDALEDDDDVQKVYHNVANL; via the coding sequence GTGGGACGTAAATGGGCCAATATTGTTGCTAAAAAAACGGCTAAAGACGGTGCAACGTCTAAAATATATGCAAAATTCGGTGTAGAAATCTATGCTGCAGCTAAACAAGGTGAACCAGACCCTGAATTAAATACATCTTTAAAATTCGTTATTGAGCGTGCGAAGCAGGCACAAGTTCCAAAACACGTCATTGATAAAGCAATTGATAAAGCTAAAGGTGGCGGAGATGAAACGTTCGTACAAGGACGTTATGAAGGTTTTGGCCCCAATGGTTCAATGATTATAGCCGAAACGTTAACTTCAAATGTTAACCGCACGATTGCTAATGTTCGCACAATTTTCAACAAAAAAGGCGGAAATATCGGAGCGGCAGGTTCTGTCAGCTATATGTTTGACAATACTGGAGTGATTGTATTTAAAGGAACAGATCCTGACCATATTTTTGAAATTTTGCTTGATGCTGAAGTTGATGTTCGCGATGTGACCGAAGAAGAAGGAAATATCGTTATTTATACTGAGCCTACAGACCTTCACAAAGGAATTGCAGCGCTAAAAGCAGCCGGAATTACTGAGTTCTCAACAACAGAATTAGAAATGATTGCTCAATCAGAAGTTGAGCTTTCACCAGAAGATTTAGAAATCTTTGAGGGACTTGTTGATGCCCTTGAAGATGATGATGATGTTCAAAAAGTATATCATAACGTTGCAAATCTCTAA
- a CDS encoding EthD family reductase: protein MSSANGFKHVGFLTRKKGQSFDDFVKYWDEVHTAIALRLPGLKGYVLNPIDREKYPDSPVDGFSELWFDSLEDAIAAFNSPVGKEAYDDVSNFVEHAAITYITEIRKR, encoded by the coding sequence ATGTCATCTGCTAACGGTTTCAAACATGTGGGCTTTCTTACCCGTAAAAAAGGACAGAGCTTCGACGATTTTGTTAAATACTGGGATGAGGTACATACAGCGATAGCGCTCAGACTCCCCGGCTTAAAAGGTTATGTACTCAACCCCATCGATCGGGAAAAATATCCCGACTCCCCCGTCGACGGTTTCTCCGAACTGTGGTTCGACTCACTTGAAGACGCTATCGCAGCATTCAATTCTCCCGTCGGTAAAGAAGCCTATGACGACGTGTCCAATTTTGTTGAACATGCTGCCATTACCTATATCACTGAAATCAGAAAGCGCTAA
- a CDS encoding LysR family transcriptional regulator, producing the protein MRRTDHLGGITAFVATAQQGSFTAAAEKLGLTKSAIGKSVSRLEDRLGLKLFQRSTRRLSLTPDGERFLASCQSAIDILEQAEAELTSHTCQPSGRLRVDLPAAFGRQRILPILLDITRRYPELALTVTFSERFVNLIDEGIDLVVRIGELSDSSGLVARRLTTQKLVICASPDYLFNHGEPVSIDDLNHHQCVVGFRRNQPVSWLLKEGDGQISRFVPPPTHEFADGDAMLAATLAGGGLSQLPLWLVGRYLDEGKLREVLPGHSGGEMPISALWPKSRQLLPKIRYVVDTLVRAAEDGLLD; encoded by the coding sequence ATGAGAAGAACAGATCATCTGGGGGGAATTACGGCTTTTGTCGCCACAGCCCAGCAAGGAAGTTTTACGGCAGCAGCGGAAAAGCTGGGGCTGACAAAGTCTGCCATAGGAAAAAGCGTCAGTCGTCTGGAAGACCGCCTCGGGTTGAAGCTTTTTCAACGTTCCACCCGTCGGTTGAGCCTGACGCCTGATGGCGAGCGTTTTCTTGCCAGTTGCCAGAGCGCAATAGATATCCTGGAGCAGGCTGAGGCGGAACTGACGTCACATACCTGCCAGCCCTCCGGGCGCCTGCGGGTAGATTTACCTGCAGCCTTCGGACGACAGCGCATCCTTCCTATCCTGCTTGATATCACCCGACGCTACCCCGAACTGGCGTTGACCGTTACGTTCAGCGAGCGGTTCGTTAACCTGATTGATGAGGGGATCGATCTTGTCGTTCGCATTGGTGAGCTGTCAGACAGCAGTGGGCTGGTTGCCAGAAGACTGACAACCCAGAAGCTGGTGATCTGCGCCTCTCCAGATTATCTGTTCAACCACGGCGAGCCTGTCAGTATTGATGACCTGAATCACCATCAGTGCGTTGTCGGCTTTCGCCGTAACCAGCCTGTTTCGTGGTTGCTGAAAGAGGGGGATGGTCAAATCAGCCGCTTTGTCCCTCCGCCGACCCATGAGTTTGCCGATGGTGACGCGATGCTCGCTGCTACCCTGGCGGGAGGGGGATTGTCGCAACTCCCCCTCTGGTTGGTGGGCAGATATCTCGACGAGGGTAAATTGCGGGAAGTGCTGCCCGGACACTCCGGCGGGGAGATGCCTATCAGCGCGCTGTGGCCAAAAAGCCGCCAACTGCTGCCCAAAATCCGCTATGTAGTGGATACCCTGGTCAGAGCTGCGGAAGACGGCCTGCTTGATTAA
- a CDS encoding alkene reductase — MEKLFTPFQVGDTNLANRVVMAPMTRSRAISDDTPDELTAKYYQQRASAGLIITEGSQISVQGQGYLFTPGIYSDAQVQGWGKVTKAVHDAGGKIYIQLWHVGRISHTSLQANGQAPVSSVAVKANNSTCYARDENGKPGPVPVSEPRALSIPEIKAVVQDYVQAAKNAIRAGFDGVEIHAANGYLLEQFINGGLNTRKDEYGGADTDNRLRFVLEVTDAISTAIGSGKTGIRLAPFGRLFDMRPFDGEEETWLMLADKLSARSLSYVHLSDQQTLGEQAIPAGFIEKFRAAYSGPLIITGGFDKQRAEAYLQEGKADLIGFGRPYIANPDLVERMVNDWPLNDVNRATMYGGDEKGYTDYPFWSDSRE, encoded by the coding sequence ATGGAAAAATTATTTACCCCGTTTCAGGTCGGTGACACTAACTTGGCAAATCGCGTCGTTATGGCACCAATGACCCGCTCACGGGCAATTTCAGACGATACTCCAGATGAACTGACTGCAAAATATTATCAGCAGCGCGCATCTGCAGGGCTCATTATTACAGAAGGATCGCAAATCTCCGTCCAGGGACAGGGTTATCTTTTCACTCCCGGAATCTACAGCGATGCTCAGGTGCAGGGATGGGGAAAAGTTACAAAAGCGGTCCACGACGCTGGCGGAAAAATTTATATTCAACTTTGGCACGTCGGGCGAATTTCTCACACAAGTTTGCAGGCTAATGGACAGGCCCCCGTCAGTTCGGTGGCAGTTAAAGCCAATAATTCCACCTGCTACGCACGCGACGAAAACGGCAAACCCGGTCCGGTTCCGGTATCGGAACCCCGTGCGCTGTCGATCCCCGAGATTAAAGCCGTGGTGCAGGATTACGTTCAGGCCGCTAAAAATGCTATTCGGGCGGGCTTTGATGGTGTTGAGATCCACGCCGCCAATGGCTATCTGCTTGAGCAGTTTATTAATGGTGGGCTGAATACTCGCAAGGATGAGTACGGTGGCGCGGATACTGACAATCGCCTGCGCTTTGTTCTGGAAGTGACTGACGCAATCTCTACGGCCATCGGCTCAGGTAAAACGGGTATCCGCCTGGCTCCCTTCGGGCGTCTGTTTGACATGCGTCCTTTTGATGGCGAGGAAGAAACCTGGCTGATGCTTGCTGATAAACTCAGCGCCCGTTCTCTCTCGTATGTTCATCTGAGCGACCAGCAAACACTGGGAGAACAGGCCATCCCTGCCGGGTTTATTGAAAAATTTCGTGCAGCTTATTCCGGACCTTTGATTATTACCGGTGGCTTTGATAAGCAGCGTGCCGAAGCATATCTCCAGGAGGGGAAAGCTGACCTGATTGGTTTTGGTCGGCCTTACATTGCGAACCCGGATCTTGTGGAACGAATGGTTAATGACTGGCCGTTGAATGATGTTAACCGGGCAACGATGTACGGCGGAGATGAAAAAGGCTATACGGATTACCCCTTCTGGTCCGATAGCAGGGAATAA
- the ynfU gene encoding putative zinc-binding protein YnfU, which translates to MSERKDSKSRRNYLVKCSCPNCTQESEHSFSRVQKGALLICPHCNKVFQTNLKAVA; encoded by the coding sequence ATGTCAGAACGTAAAGACTCAAAATCACGCCGTAATTATCTCGTTAAATGCTCCTGCCCAAACTGCACCCAAGAATCAGAACACAGTTTTTCCAGAGTACAAAAAGGTGCCCTTTTAATCTGCCCTCATTGCAACAAAGTATTCCAAACAAATCTTAAAGCTGTTGCCTGA
- the cspB gene encoding cold shock-like protein CspB has translation MSNKMTGLVKWFNADKGFGFISPVDGSKDVFVHFSAIQNDNYRTLFEGQKVTFSVESGAKGPAAANVIITD, from the coding sequence ATGTCAAATAAAATGACTGGTTTAGTAAAATGGTTTAACGCTGATAAAGGTTTCGGCTTTATTTCTCCTGTTGATGGTAGTAAAGATGTGTTTGTGCATTTTTCTGCGATTCAGAATGATAATTATCGAACCTTATTTGAAGGTCAAAAGGTTACCTTCTCTGTAGAGAGTGGTGCTAAAGGTCCTGCGGCAGCAAATGTTATAATTACCGATTAA
- a CDS encoding kinase inhibitor, with translation MKKLIVSSVLVFITFSAQAAEFQVTSSEMKTGKQLTKSHIFSGFGCEGGNISPSLTWSGVPEGTKSFAVTVYDPDAPTGSGWWHWTVVNIPATVTYLPADAGRRDGTKLPTGAVQGRNDFGYAGFGGACPPKGDKPHHYQFKVWALKTDKIPVDSNSSGALVGYMLNANKITTAEITPVYEIK, from the coding sequence ATGAAAAAACTTATCGTTTCAAGTGTATTGGTATTCATCACATTTTCTGCGCAGGCCGCAGAGTTTCAGGTCACAAGTAGTGAAATGAAAACAGGAAAACAACTTACAAAGTCTCATATCTTTTCCGGATTTGGGTGTGAAGGTGGCAATATATCGCCCTCATTAACCTGGTCTGGTGTCCCTGAGGGCACTAAAAGTTTCGCCGTAACTGTTTATGATCCAGATGCACCTACTGGTAGTGGTTGGTGGCACTGGACTGTTGTTAATATTCCAGCAACAGTAACATATTTGCCTGCTGATGCAGGAAGACGTGATGGTACAAAACTTCCGACAGGTGCTGTTCAAGGCCGAAATGATTTTGGCTATGCCGGATTTGGTGGTGCATGTCCTCCGAAAGGGGATAAACCGCATCATTACCAGTTTAAAGTATGGGCTCTGAAAACTGACAAGATTCCTGTAGATTCTAATTCCAGCGGAGCGTTAGTTGGTTATATGCTTAATGCCAATAAAATCACAACCGCTGAGATAACACCAGTTTATGAGATAAAGTAG